Genomic DNA from Taurinivorans muris:
GGCGACAGAAACGCCGTCTTTGGTGATAACGGGCGCGCCGTATGATTTTTCAATAAGAACGTTGCGGCCTTTTGGTCCTAAGGTTACTTTAACCGCATTGGCGAGTTTATCGACACCTGCTGCCAAACGTTCACGAGCTTTCGCGTCAAAAAGGATTTCTTTTGCAGACATTATTTTTATCTCCTAAAATTTATGCTTAACGATGTATTTTTTATGATTATGAAAGAACCGCCAAAATATCTTCTTCTCTTAAAACGAGGTATTCTTCGCCTTCATATTTCAATTCAGTGCCGACATATTTGCCGAAAAGGACAATGTCACCTTCTTTCACTTCAAGAGGAACGCGTGTGCCGTCAGCCAAAACTCTGCCGGAACCGACAGCGATAACTTTCGCTTGGGATGGTTTTTCTTTTGCAGATTCGGGAATGAAAAGCCCACCTGCTGTTTTTTCTTCAAGATCTGAGCGTTTTACAAGCACACGGTCATTAAGGGGTTTAAAACTCATGGGAACATATCCTCCAACAAGATTATTTATTTTGTTTTT
This window encodes:
- the groES gene encoding co-chaperone GroES, which gives rise to MSFKPLNDRVLVKRSDLEEKTAGGLFIPESAKEKPSQAKVIAVGSGRVLADGTRVPLEVKEGDIVLFGKYVGTELKYEGEEYLVLREEDILAVLS